The DNA segment ATCAagaactccttgtgacttgcaACTTATGGTGCATCAGAGTTTTAATCTACCTGTTTTAGAATGActgataaatattttttggtGCAAGTTTTACTGAACTGCGACTTTTGATGTTCGATTTGTTTATTGAACTCTTTTTGGCAGAGCGGACGTGCAATTCTCGAATTTAATAACTACTACTTTCATGATCACAGTGGTTTTGAACTACTTCTTGGTCTTCCTAAAACCTATTGCATGCACTGTTTATGCCGTAGTTTCCTGGTCCAACAGTTATATGGTGAGACAAATAGACGGAGCGCACATTTATTGATATTGAGTATCGTGGACTTATGGTTAACTAAAATGGGGGATTACATGAACAACTGGCGAAGGGCAGAAACTGGAATATggcttttgttttcttttctcttggaaatttatttattttctgagtCTGGATATGATTTAGGATATGGGGCTTTTTACTTCGAATATTTCTGACAATTTTTTACAGTCCTGTTTTTGTCTTCTATGCACTGATTGAGTACACTATGCATTTCATTCAAGGGAAAACAAGAATCTTACAGGGACTGCTCGCTATGCCAGTGTTAATACACACCTTGGAGTTGGTGAGTGATATGCATCATCATAAGTTGTTTCTTATCTGGTAATTTTAAGTTCAGTTTCATTTAATCATTTTATGGTTTCCTGCTGCTGGCAGAGCAAAGCAGAAGGGACGATTTGGAATCTCTTGGTTATGTCCTTATGTATTTTCTGAGAGGAAGGTTGGTTGATATTTGAACTCCCCACCCTTTATACTAGTTAATCTTTTTTGGTACCTTGTTTGTGATCTTTGTTATGTCCTTATGTATTTTCTGAGAGGAAGGTTGGTTGATATCTGAACTCCCCACCCTTTATACTAGTTAATCTTTTTTGGTACCTTGTTTGTGATCTTTGTTAACATTTGTTTTCATAATTTTGTATTTCCTAACTTATTTAACGTGTTTTATATACCAGCCTTCCCTGGCAAGGACTTAAAGCTGGTACCAAAAAGCAGAAATATGACAAGATCAGCGAGAAGAAGATGTTAACACCAATAGAGGTTTGTGTCCTGTTCCTCATCCATGCTTACATTTTTCACATGGGCAGATGATTGTTTTGCAACCTGTTTGAAAGTAGGGGTGtcaaaactcaactcaacccGTCAACCCGAGTACCCGACACGACCCAACCCGAAAAATATCAGGTTAGGGTTGGGGGTTTGTGGGTTTGGGTTGAATCGGGTTGACCCGAAAGCTAACCCgaaaaaattaatcgggttTGGGTTGGGTTAGGGTCAACCCGGGTTGACCCGAAATGAcccaaaacttttaattattattatttatataaaattaagataGATTTACTACATTTTTATACgttgtatgtttgaaaaaaattattatatattgatataatagattttcttcatttaatgtttattttgtacaattttttattttttaaaatattttttttttatttttctaataagtatattttaaattttctataACTAAAAGTTCAAATTTCAATTATATATAagcttagattttgttattatgtgattaaattaaatattattattattattgtgtgttttgaatttttatttaataattttttaaaaataaaaaaataaaatcggaTTGGTTCGGGTTGATTGGGTTAGCCGGGTTCGGGTTCGAGTTGAGCATTTTCGGGTTGATTCGGGTTCGGGttggaaaaaaatttatacttaTTTTCGTCAACCCAACCAGAACCCACCCGACCACCCGAATTGACACCCCTATTTGAAAGAATAGGTTTTTGTTCAATCAAATATTATTTCTCTGTATTTGATCATTTACTTTGTTAGTTGTCATACTGGTGGTCAGAGAATGTTACATGATTTAGAATATTTGCAGGTTCTGTGCAAATCATATCCGTCAGAATTCATATCTTATTTTCACTACTGTCGATCTTTGAGATTTGAAGACAAACCAGACTATTCTTACTTGAAGAGGCTTTTTCGGGACTTGTTTATTCGAGaaggtataaatttttttttttttttacttcagGCACATGCTTTTACTTCAACTCTCTCTGTGCTTCATGGATTTTCTTCCCTGGTTTTGTGGTTGTCTTTGCCAAGTACCTTCTTGCATGTCTTGTATTTAATCATGCCTATGTTGCAATATGACGCAGGTTACCAATTTGACTACGTGTTTGATTGGACTATATTAAAGTATCCTCAGATAGGTGCCAGTTCCAAAGCAAGAGTAAGTGCTGACTAATTCCTTTTTCCCTTGGATCTTCTTTCAATGCAAGTTTATTAATTGATGTACTTGCTTTTAGAATCCCACTGGCAATGCAGTGGCTGGAACTTCTGGTGAAAGAACTGGAAGAACATCAGGTAGCCTCTCTCACCTCTAAATATGAGTGGCAAACTACTTGGAGTTTGCATTCATCCGATTTGTTAATTGATTATTGATTAGCTCATTAGCTGAATATTATGCAAATGCATGGGTGACTTTCAATCTTATGATTTTTATGTGATGATGATCAAATTAACCATAAAAAGCATAGTTATGAACTGCAAAGAATACTAAAGAAAATCTCTAAAACAGATTATCTGTGCTTAAATGTCTGCCTTGCATAAGAAAATGTTAAGGGCCTTTGGTTTTTGGTTTGTTTTCTTgacattttcaaatttaaaacataatattgaaaattatgaaaatttctATGTGTGGAAGAAGAAATTTTATCTGGGCTGTGCACATTGAAATGATATGACAATGTAGAAAATAAACCACCTTTGGATCTACTTGTTTTAATCTTGAGTTTCTGAAATGAAGTCAAGACTGTGAATGTGTGCTGGCTgtgttttatattaaataaagccTCAAGTTCCCTTGAACAATTTTGATTGGGTGCATCAGATCAATCATATTTCTCGTATGGATTTTTCTGTCCAGTGGGACGAGATATTCGAGACAAATTTTCAGGTGCAGTTGAAGCTTTCTCTAGGAGGAATGCTTCTGGTCCTGCTCGGCAAGGTGAGCATTCAAGACAACGGACATCATCAGAAGATGTACCTTCATCCAAGGATGTGGTAATATTCCTTTTTTTCACTTCCCATTTGGAATTAGGTCGCTCAGATTGTATTTATTTGGCTTTCTTTCTTTCAATTGAAGCCTGAAAACTCTCTCGCCCTCTAGCACCAAGGCCATAAATTGACCCTGGCTTTGGTCCTACATGATGTGTATTACACAATCTGACCTGATATTTTCGGTTTCCTTGTGTCGGGTCCTGCATGGGGGGAGGGGTAGGAGGCTAGATGTTATTATTGTAACATAAAATAAGCACTCCATTTACATCTTCACGTTAGCATGCTCTTTGATAAAGCTATTGCAGCTTAGTTACATTTATACATGCTAAGTTTATGTTTAGTACTTAAAATGATAATCGTTATGGTTTACACCAAGATCTGTGATGTTGAGATTCTATGGTTTGCTTGTATGCAGCAACCTGATTCAGAAAGAGGCCGTACGTCTCGAAATGGCAGCTCCTCAAAGAGAGCAGCAGCTGTTTCGAATAGCCGGCCAAGCTCCTCTGGTGAGGTTACTGATGGTCGTTCTAGCAGATTGGTCTCAAGCACTGGTCGTATATCCACCGCACACAGAATTCAACCTGGCCTCGAGCCCAAGCCGTCATCTTTCTCTCGTGCTCCAATTACTAAAGGTTCTCGAGACGACCCTCTTCGCAGCTTCGACTTTCTCTCTATCAGGAAGTAACTGGGTATAGCCTCCACagatttaaaaaatgatttgtACATGAGAAATGTGGCTGCACCATACACTATTGTATCAGTCGTTAAAGGAATCCATGAATTTTGTGTCCTgcaatttttctatttttcgAGATGACAGTAGTAGTTGTATTAATAATTGTTGTTTTATGTATCCACGCATCTTTTGTATGACTTTTCATGGACAAATGATCATACAAATGACACTAAAAATTGTGTATTCGTCATCATTCTCTCAAGCTAAGGGAGTTCGAtagtcaaaattattttaactccgtgttgatttatttatttgtctCCGGATTTTAATCATGCGTCCAAAATCTTGCCGTTTCATTAAAAATCTACCTCTttgatttcaaattaatttgatgaatctttataaattttaaataattgcTTTCAAAccttctttttctttgaatCTGTCATTAATATTATTGTTTATAATACTTTATCTACTATTTAGAATTTTTAAATTACTAAATTTGTGTTTTAATGAGTCATGTCGatcctaaaataatatgaaaattaaCATAAATTTCTATGTATTCAAAATTATTTGATGTAGTATTAGTTGAAATGCAGTTATACATGTTTGCTTTTTGTTGCAGAATACATTCTCGTAGTCTAGGGACTGGATGTCAACTCACATTTTTTTGTTAGGGACTTATCATCAATTTCCCAAATAAATGTTTTACACTATCGCATGATGGATTGATTATGAaacattataataaaatattttttaaaagtttttaatgatgGATTGATTATGAAACATTATAATAAAATGACACACCTGTTAATAATATGACAGGCCAAACCAACTAGGTCTGACTGATCCATTTTACTGGTTCAAAAGATATCAACGCAgcccaattattttaattggacGGTCTAGCTCGATTTGAAAGATGGGCCTAAACGAGAACCTCTTCAGCCCATATTTTAGCGCCTAAAAGCCCAAAGGAGGTCCACTAAGTTAGGTTTAACTCCACCGAATGGATGTATTATCAGGCATGGTAGCTGCTGCAAATGGCTATGTACAATCCTTTGTTGAACTTGTTAATTTTTGAAATGGTTCGATTCTCTCTGTTGATTTTTGTTTGCGGGCTTGTATTAGTTATGTCTTCTCTGTAAGGTACTCCTATTTCCTAGTTGATGAAAGCTGTTTTTGGGTTcccattttaaaatttaattacgaATGAAGTTTCAACATCAGAAGACAGCATTTATTACGCATCTGTTTTGTATGATTCAAGAGACTGTGGAACGAGGCAGTGATTAGAATgctgtaagtttttttttttaaaacattttagtGTCTTGTTTTGTTGTGGTATTGTGAATTAAATTATGTAGATGAGCTCTTCCTTGTTAATCATTTTGATTGATTGTATCTTTGGATTCATTTACTTCTAATAGCTTGAAACCTTGTTTTGTATGATGAAGCATTATTGCCAAATGATGTTTGGGACATTGCGCAAGGGCTTTGAGCTCCCTACGGTTATTTTGCGTTGGGATAATGAAATAATCAGCATACATTTTATCCCTTCTGATGGCATTGGAATCAACTGTTGAAGCAAAGTTATCATTTTTCGACATGCTAGTGCATTTGAGCTCGTAGCCACCCTTTTGTGGTGGATTGAATCATGTATTGATTCCCTGAATATTGATTTTGTTTGTGTTGTGAAGGGCATGTGTTCTGTAAATCCATGGAGGATCACTAAAGCTGAGTGCATTTGATCTTAATTTGACAAGTATCTGATTGTGATTGTCCCACATGGGAGATATGTACTGTGATGGAATTTTCTTCATGGAGCAGTCATTTGGTTTAACTTGATTATCCTGTCATTTTTTCTGAGACAACTTTTCTTAGTTTTTCAAATCATGTTTGGGCATTTTTAGATGACATAATTATCGTGAACACAACGCGTCATTCACCATGGGTTTCTACCCTTGCTAGATGAATGTTAGAAGTTGGAACGATGTGTGTCTGAGTTGCTTTCTCTAAACTTATAATATTCCAGGGTATTCCCATCTATGGCAAAGTGAACTATGATTTAGTGTGCAAATTAGTAAAATTATCTtcttaaatcaaattaattcaaaaatatttatatttaggcTATAAACCCCCTGAAATTGGATTAATAACCTGTTCTAAAAGGAGGTTTTTAACAACTTAAATGTGCtaatcaagaagaaaaccacAAATATCATATAATCAACTAGATAGATTTCTGTATGCGATGCAGGTGAGCAATCTGGGTCCTAGGAAGACTGAGgaagaaaacaaataaaaaggGAAGGCCTACATAGAGATGGGCGGCAGGTCAATAATGAGGTGGCCACAGCAAGTCACAACATCTCTAGTTGAGCAGTTAATTCGTTCTGAAAAGGACTTGGAGAAAGCGATTTCAATATTTGATGCTGCTACAGCAGAGTATTCTAATGGTTTCCATCACGACCAAAACACTTTTGGTTTAATGATCAAGCGATTACTCTCTGCCAACAAATTCATGACAGCTGAGGATATGCTTGATAGAATGAGAAGAGAGAAGTGCGAGATCACTGAAAATATAGTACTCTCTTTTTTGAGGGCCTATGCTAGGGTCCACAAGCCGCATGAAGTGGTGAGAGTTTTCAGGAAGATGAAGGAGTATGCGTGTGAACCCACGGTGAAATCTTATGTAACAGTGTCTTCAGTTCTTGTCGATGAAAGTCAGCTAAAAATGGCATTTAACTTTTATCGGTACATGAGGCAGATGGGAATACCAACTAGTGTTGCTTCTCTTAATGTTTTGATAAAAGCACTATGCAAGAGCAGGGGATCTTTGGATTCCGCTTTTAAGATATTTCGAGAGATGCCCAAACGTGGGCATACGCCGGATTCTTACACATATGGAACTTTGATCTGTGGGCTGTGTAAAGCTGGAAGAAATCTTGAAGCCAGGGAACTTTTGCTTGAGATGGAGGCTAATGGTTGCTCACCCTCTGTTGTTACCTATAGTTTGCTGGTACATGGGCTTTGCCAGACAAATAAATTAGATGAAGCTCTGGAATTGCTCAAGGAGATGAAAAGCAAAGGCCTCGAGCCCAATGTATATACTTATAGTTCTCTTATTGATGGTCTTTGCAAAAATGGACATTCTTCTCAGGCCATGAAACTCTTGGAGAGAATGATTCGGAAACATCAAGTTCCAAATTTGATAACTTACAGTTCTTTAATACATGGTTTCTGCAGCGAAGGTAAAGTTCAAGATGCggttcagattcttgatagaatAAAGCTACAAGAATTGAAACCTGATGCAGGGCTGTATTCGAAAGTAATCAACGGCTTCTGTGATATTAGCAAGTTCCAGGAAGCAGCAAACTTTCTTGATGAAATGGTCCTTTCAGGTATAGCACCAAACCGTGTAACTTGGGGGCTTCATGTTAGGATACATAATCGAGTAGTTCAAGGTCTTTGCTCCGAGGGTAATCTTAATCAAGCTTTCCATCAGTACCTAAGCTTTCGTAGTAGGGGCATATCTATTGAGGCAACAACCTTCAAATCACTGGTAGAATGTTCTTGCAGTAAAGGAGATTTGCACAAAGCTGCTCGAATTATGGATGAAATGGTGGTTGATGGATGCATTCCTGAGTCAAAAACCTGGAATAGAATATTAGATGGTTTTTTGGACCAAAGAAAAGTTTGCGAAGCTGCTGAACTGATGCAGTCcaaactgatagaagaatttcatTCAGAAATATGAGATGTCAGCAATTTCTTCAGTgagtataaattatattatgttAGTTCAGATATGACTCTTGGTGTTTGTGCTTGCTCATTGAATTTTTCATACGGATGAGAGACCCAACAAATTAGTAAAAGGGGACCAATGATAAAGATACTTCGTGAAAATGAGAGCACAGTGGATGGGGAAGTAAGTAGATTTACACATAAAAATATCCTAAAATTTCTAGGTGACTATAGACTGGATACATAACAATAATTTCCTTGTATTCAGGGGTGATGTTGGCTTAGGCAAAAGTGCTAATGATGAAATTTGCTTTATAAAGTAAGCAGCATGGCTTCTACATGAGATTTATCCAAATGACAAATCTATGTTGTCCGTTGAGGTCAATGTTTTGCATATTGAAACAGTGATATGACAATGCAAAAGGAAAAACTGCCTTTGGATCAACTGGTTTTTCATTTAAAGTTTTTGAATTGAAAGAAAACTGTGTGGACTTTGTAATGGTTGCATTTCATATACCTATAACATTTTTGTTTCTCTTGGAAATTTTTTATGGAGTGCATCAAGATCAATCGTTCTCTTAATAGATTTTCTATTTTTCTGTCCAGTGTGAGCATTCAAGGCACAGGACATCATCGGCAGATGCACCTTCATCCATAGATGTGGTATTTATTCCTTTTTTCCCTTCCCATTAGCAGTTAGGTCATGCAAAACTGGTTATTATTTGGGTTTATACTCTTTCATTCGAAGCCTGAAAGCTCTCTCGGTGCATTACAATCCAACCTAATATTTCGgtttgattatattttttttggctttatattctttcattaaaattatattgataaccATCATCTGTCTTCATATGAAGTTTGTAATATGAAGATTTCACGGTTTCTTGTCTTCATTATGAAGTTTGTAATATGAAGATTTCACGGTTTCTTGTATGCAGCAACTTGATTCAGAAAGGGGCTGTACATTTCGAAATGGCTGGCCAAGCAGGTCACTAATGGCCGTTCTTGCAAGATCAGATTCGAGTACTTGTCGTATATCCACCACACAGAATTCAATCCGGCATCGAGCCGCCCAAGCCATCATCTTTCACTCGCGTGGCTATTGCCAAAGGTTCTCGAGACACCCTCTTCGCGGCTCTGACACACTCCCTCGGGAAGTTTATGGCTCTTGACAGATTTGAGAAACGTTTGTGTACATaggataaattatatatttcatGTATCCACATATTTTTCCAAACTTTTTTCGTTGACAAATGATAATAAAATTGGCAATAAAAATTGTGTTCATATATCTACAAACTATTCGGTATTGagatcaattcaaatcaaacacgAGATGACTTATTTAAGTCGAGACGAGATTGAATGTTGAAATCGACacaaaaaatgaaaagattTTAGGAACATTTATAAAATGCAAATGCAAATAAATACACTGAAATTCTTATGGATTCAGCTCGATTTGAATTGAAATATAGTACATGTTTGATCAATTTAGTACTTTCGACTGCAAATTTCGTAATTAGGGATATTGTATCAAAAATTACAgtataagaaaatatatatcGAACTTATACCAAAAATTTTATTGATGCACCGAAATTATTAGCAAGTAAAATTAGCATACCGATACTATCGAAATTGAAATTTCGATATGATATCGATATACCATTGTCCATTTATACCaaagaaaaaattatatattttttagtttataaattttttattt comes from the Henckelia pumila isolate YLH828 chromosome 1, ASM3356847v2, whole genome shotgun sequence genome and includes:
- the LOC140875696 gene encoding casein kinase 1-like protein 10, with protein sequence MDHVVGGKFKLGRKIGSGSFGELYLGVNIQNGEEVAIKLESVKTKHPQLHYESKIYMLLQGGTGIPNLKWFGVEAEYNVMVIDLLGPSLEDLFNYCNRKLSLKTVLMLADQLINRVEYMHSRGFLHRDIKPDNFLMGLGRKANQVYAIDFGLAKKYRDLQTHKHIPYRENKNLTGTARYASVNTHLGVEQSRRDDLESLGYVLMYFLRGSLPWQGLKAGTKKQKYDKISEKKMLTPIEVLCKSYPSEFISYFHYCRSLRFEDKPDYSYLKRLFRDLFIREGYQFDYVFDWTILKYPQIGASSKARNPTGNAVAGTSGERTGRTSVGRDIRDKFSGAVEAFSRRNASGPARQGEHSRQRTSSEDVPSSKDVQPDSERGRTSRNGSSSKRAAAVSNSRPSSSGEVTDGRSSRLVSSTGRISTAHRIQPGLEPKPSSFSRAPITKGSRDDPLRSFDFLSIRK
- the LOC140886322 gene encoding uncharacterized protein isoform X2, which encodes MGGRSIMRWPQQVTTSLVEQLIRSEKDLEKAISIFDAATAEYSNGFHHDQNTFGLMIKRLLSANKFMTAEDMLDRMRREKCEITENIVLSFLRAYARVHKPHEVVRVFRKMKEYACEPTVKSYVTVSSVLVDESQLKMAFNFYRYMRQMGIPTSVASLNVLIKALCKSRGSLDSAFKIFREMPKRGHTPDSYTYGTLICGLCKAGRNLEARELLLEMEANGCSPSVVTYSLLVHGLCQTNKLDEALELLKEMKSKGLEPNVYTYSSLIDGLCKNGHSSQAMKLLERMIRKHQVPNLITYSSLIHGFCSEGKVQDAVQILDRIKLQELKPDAGLYSKVINGFCDISKFQEAANFLDEMVLSVKEICTKLLELWMKWWLMDAFLSQKPGIEY
- the LOC140886322 gene encoding pentatricopeptide repeat-containing protein At5g46100 isoform X1, which gives rise to MGGRSIMRWPQQVTTSLVEQLIRSEKDLEKAISIFDAATAEYSNGFHHDQNTFGLMIKRLLSANKFMTAEDMLDRMRREKCEITENIVLSFLRAYARVHKPHEVVRVFRKMKEYACEPTVKSYVTVSSVLVDESQLKMAFNFYRYMRQMGIPTSVASLNVLIKALCKSRGSLDSAFKIFREMPKRGHTPDSYTYGTLICGLCKAGRNLEARELLLEMEANGCSPSVVTYSLLVHGLCQTNKLDEALELLKEMKSKGLEPNVYTYSSLIDGLCKNGHSSQAMKLLERMIRKHQVPNLITYSSLIHGFCSEGKVQDAVQILDRIKLQELKPDAGLYSKVINGFCDISKFQEAANFLDEMVLSGIAPNRVTWGLHVRIHNRVVQGLCSEGNLNQAFHQYLSFRSRGISIEATTFKSLVECSCSKGDLHKAARIMDEMVVDGCIPESKTWNRILDGFLDQRKVCEAAELMQSKLIEEFHSEI